Proteins encoded together in one Struthio camelus isolate bStrCam1 chromosome 19, bStrCam1.hap1, whole genome shotgun sequence window:
- the KIF2B gene encoding kinesin-like protein KIF2B yields the protein MAGEFGHIQVGTYLEIKRSDGRIHPAMVTELHGNTSSITVEWIEKGANKGKKVDLQLAFALNPHLAPGSTPVTSIEAPPSAKGDQSLASEVLLQPIKVEKPSGDGRDPMARRAGSGCCTRRWTSPCVRQVERLQEQRERRRLELRERRAQQATMSLNPRANVMDMIQEYRSHLDCEAVQATKPSRPHRICVCVRKRPLNQCEAELKDFDVVTVPCQDVVMVHEAKQKLDLTRYLKNQIFRFDNAFDDRATNELVYKHTAQPLVETIFQGGMATCFAYGQTGSGKTYTMGGDSSLKNPECSKGIYILVAEDVFSRLQDPNCQKLELQVYGAFFEIYGGKVFDLLNWKKQLRVLEDGKQQIQVVGLQEQEVTCVEDVIKLIETGSKCRMSGQTSANTHSSRSHAIFQIILKKRGHLYGKFSLIDLAGNERGADISTADRQTRLEGADINKSLLALKECIRALGRNKAHTPFRASKLTQVLRDSFIGENSSTCMIATVSPGMRSCEHTLNTLRYANRVKELGMNLSSLGQPCQEVSRFLCHPKDMKKPWTMQNWPGTAELQLLGVQGEEEVPPQLFTFSAKVKTQKKRKEMDKRTLVEEHQESLRWLKVFLEVAEEIDYDVDFYAAQFEAVLGQKIGILTEIQQKVRSFRSVFCKEEQGGSQISAKRSRAL from the coding sequence ATGGCTGGGGAGTTTGGGCACATCCAGGTGGGCACCTACCTGGAGATCAAGCGCAGCGATGGGCGCATCCACCCAGCGATGGTGACAGAGCTCCATGGAAACACCTCCAGCATTACCGTGGAGTGGATTGAGAAAGGGGCCAACAAGGGCAAGAAGGTGGATCTCCAGCTCGCCTTTGCCCTCAACCCACATCTGGCCCCAGGGAGCACACCTGTGACCAGCATCGAGGCCCCACCATCAGCCAAAGGGGACCAGAGCCTGGCGAGTGAAGTGCTGCTGCAGCCCATCAAGGTGGAAAAGCCGTCTGGGGATGGCAGGGACCCCATGGCTCGCCGAGCTGGCTCTGGGTGCTGTACCCGCAGGTGGACATCGCCATGTGTGCGGCAggtggagaggctgcaggaacaGCGGGAACGCCGACGGCTGGAGTTGCGAGAGCGGCGAGCCCAGCAGGCCACCATGTCGCTAAATCCCAGGGCCAATGTGATGGACATGATCCAGGAATACCGCAGCCACCTGGACTGTGAGGCCGTGCAGGCCACCAAGCCCAGCCGGCCCCAtcgcatctgtgtgtgtgttcggAAGCGGCCACTGAACCAATGCGAGGCTGAGCTCAAGGACTTTGATGTAGTGACTGTGCCCTGCCAGGACGTGGTGATGGtgcatgaagcaaagcagaagctGGACCTCACTCGATACCTGAAGAACCAGATCTTCCGCTTTGACAATGCCTTCGATGACCGTGCCACCAATGAGCTGGTATACAAGCACACTGCCCAGCCCCTGGTGGAGACTATCTTCCAGGGGGGCATGGCCACCTGCTTCGCCTATGGCCAGACAGGCAGTGGCAAGACATACACCATGGGGGGAGACTCTTCCCTCAAGAACCCAGAGTGCTCCAAAGGGATCTACATCCTGGTTGCTGAAGACGTCTTCAGCAGGCTGCAAGACCCCAACTGCCAGAAGCTGGAGCTTCAGGTCTATGGGGCCTTCTTTGAGATTTATGGGGGCAAGGTGTTTGACCTCCTGAACTGGAAGAAGCAGCTGAGGGTGCTAGAAGATGGTAAACAACAGATTCAGGTGGTagggctgcaggagcaagaggtCACCTGTGTAGAAGATGTCATCAAGCTGATCGAAACAGGTAGCAAGTGTCGCATGTCAGGCCAGACGTCTGCCAACACTCACTCCTCCCGGAGCCATGCCATTTTCCAGATCATACTCAAGAAGAGAGGGCATTTGTATGGCAAGTTTTCCCTAATCGATTTGGCTGGGAATGAAAGAGGAGCTGACATCTCCACTGCAGACAGGCAAACAAGACTGGAAGGGGCTGATATTAATAAAAGCCTCTTGGCCCTCAAGGAGTGTATCAGGGCACTGGGGCGTAACAAAGCTCACACCCCATTCAGAGCTAGCAAACTCACCCAGGTACTGAGGGACTCGTTCATAGGGGAGAACTCATCTACCTGTATGATTGCCACTGTCTCTCCAGGGATGAGGTCCTGTGAGCACACCCTCAACACCCTGCGCTATGCTAACCGCGTGAAGGAGCTGGGGATGAACTTAAGTTCCCTTGGACAACCCTGTCAGGAAGTGTCCAGGTTCCTGTGCCACCCAAAAGACATGAAGAAACCCTGGACTATGCAGAACTGGCCCGGGACAGCTGAGCTGCAGCTATTGGGTGTACAAGGAGAGGAGGAAGTCCCCCCCCAGTTATTTACTTTCAGTGCCAAGGTGAAAacccagaagaagagaaaagagatggaTAAGAGGACACTTGTAGAGGAGCATCAGGAGTCTCTGCGATGGTTGAAAGTATTCTTAGAAGTGGCTGAAGAAATAGACTACGACGTAGATTTTTACGCTGCACAGTTTGAAGCAGTCCTGGGACAAAAGATTGGCATCCTGACCGAGATCCAACAAAAAGTCAGATCTTTCCGGTCAGTTTTTTGCAAGGAAGAACAGGGTGGCAGCCAGATCAGCGCAAAGAGATCCCGTGCGCTGTAA